The Pectobacterium parmentieri genome segment TGCTGGTCACCGAAGGCTGTCGTGGTGAAGGCGGCTATTTGCTGAATAAGCACGGTGAGCGTTTCATGGAACGCTATGCGCCAAACGCGAAAGATCTGGCCGGCCGTGATGTGGTTGCTCGTTCTATTATGATCGAGATTCGTGAAGGTCGTGGCTGTGAGGGTCCATGGGGGCCGCACGCCAAGCTGAAGCTGGATCATCTGGGTAAAGACGTTCTGGAATCTCGTCTGCCGGGTATTTTGGAACTGTCCCGCACGTTTGCTCACGTCGATCCGGTAAAAGAACCGATTCCGGTTATCCCAACCTGTCACTACATGATGGGCGGTATTCCGACCAAAGTGAGCGGTCAGGCGTTGACGGTAAACGAGAAAGGCGAAGATGTGGTGATCCCTGGGCTGTTCGCCGTGGGTGAAATTGCCTGCGTATCGGTTCATGGTGCCAACCGTCTGGGCGGTAACTCGTTGCTCGACCTGGTGGTATTCGGTCGCTCTGCCGGACTTCACCTGAAAGAATCACTGGAAGAACAGGGCGAAAGCCGTGATGCCAGCGAATCCGATATTGAAGCGTCGCTCGATCGTATGAATCGTTGGAACAATACCCGTTCCGGTGAAGATCCGGTTGAAATCCGCAAGGCGCTGCAATCCTGCATGCAGAATAACTTCTCGGTATTCCGTGAAGGCGATGCGATGGCGAAAGGGTTGGAAGAGCTGAAAGTGATCCGTGAGCGCCTGAAAGACGCACGTCTGGATGACACCTCAAGCGAGTTCAACACCCAGCGCATTGAGTGTCTGGAATTGGATAACCTGATGGAAACGGCTTATGCAACAGCGGTTTCGGCTAACTTCCGTACCGAAAGTCGTGGGGCGCATAGTCGCTTCGATTACCCAGAGCGTGACGATGAAAATTGGTTGTGCCATTCATTGTATCTGCCGCAAACCGACAGCATGACGCGCCGTGAGGTGAACATGCAGCCTAAATTGCGTCCGGCGTTCCCGCCGAAAATACGTACTTATTAATTGCGGAGATCAAACGATGAAACTCGAATTTTCCATTTATCGTTACAACCCGGATGTTGACGATGCGCCGCGGATGCAGGATTACCAGTTGGAGGCGGAAGAAGGCCGCGACATGATGCTGCTGGATGCGCTGATGCTGCTGAAAGAACAAGATCCAACGCTTTCATTCCGTCGCTCCTGCCGTGAAGGTGTCTGTGGCTCCGACGGCGTTAACATGAACGGCAAAAATGGCTTGGCCTGTATTACGCCGGTTTCCGCGTTACAGCGCGGAAAGAGCAAAATTGTTATCCGTCCTTTACCGGGATTGCCGGTTGTGCGTGATTTGGTAGTGGACATGGGACAGTTCTATGCTCAATATGAGAAAATAAAGCCTTACCTGTTGAATAATGGGAAAAATCCACCAGCGCGTGAGCATCTGCAATCGCCTGAACAACGTGCCAAGCTGGATGGGTTGTATGAATGTATTATGTGTGCATGCTGTTCAACGTCTTGCCCGTCGTTCTGGTGGAACCCAGACAAGTTTGTTGGGCCTGCGGGGCTGCTGGCTGCGTACCGTTTCCTGATTGACAGTCGTGATACGGAAACTACGCCACGGTTGGACGATCTGGACGATGCATTTAGCGTTTTCCGCTGCCACGGTATCATGAACTGCGTCAGCGTCTGTCCGAAAGGACTGAACCCGACTAAGGCTATCGGCCATATTAAATCGATGTTACTGCACCGCAGCGCGTAACGGATAGCCATTACATAACGCGTTATTGCATAAAGAGTTAAGTAGTAAACATGTATCTCCCTCTGGAGTTGCTATTCTTCAGAGGGAGCGCAGGAAACCTTTAAAAACCGGCTTGCGCGCCAGAACCGGTTTTTAAAGGTTCCTTAGGGGGATGGATACTCTAAGCACGTACCGATTGTACGACAAGTGAACCGTTTGTACGGCAAACGATATACGGACACTAATTACATGTTAACCACGGCGAAAACTGAAGCTTATTAGCTTAAGGGATCATAATGCAGAACGGCGCGATGAAGGCCTGGCTGGATTCCTCCTATTTGGCGGGTGCGAATCAGTCCTACATAGAGCAACTCTATGAAGATTTTTTAACCGATCCTGACTCGATCGAACATAGCTGGCGCTCGATCTTCCAGCAACTGCCTACGAGCGGGGTCAAACCGGATCAACTCCATTCCAAAACGCGCGACTATTTCCGCCGTCTGGCGAAAGACTCTTCGCGCTTTACCTCATCTGTCACCGATCCCGATATTGATGTCAAGCAGGTCAAGGTATTGCAACTGATCAATGCATTCCGCTTCCGTGGGCATCAGCAGGCCAATCTGGACCCGATTTTCCTGCGTCCTCAGGAGCCGGTTGCAGAACTGGATCTGGATTATCATAACCTGACTCAGGATGACCTACAGGAATCCTTCAACGTGGGTTCTTTTGCCATCGGCAAAGACACCATGAAGCTGGAAGATCTGTATGACGCGCTGAAACGCACCTATTGCGGTTCTATCGGTGCGGAGTATATGCATATTACCAGCACGGAAGAGAAACGTTGGATCCAGCAACGTATTGAATCGGTAACCGGTCAACCGTCGTTTACGGTAGAAGAGAAACGCCGTTTCCTGAAAGAGTTAACCGCAGCCGAAGGGCTGGAGCGTTATCTGGGGGCCAAATATCCTGGCGCCAAGCGTTTCTCTCTGGAAGGCGGTGACGCACTGGTTCCGATGCTGAAAGAACTGATTCGCCATGCTGGTGCAAACGATACGCGTGAAGTTGTATTGGGGATGGCACACCGTGGTCGCCTTAACGTGCTGATCAACGTGTTGGGCAAAAAATCTCAGGATCTGTTCGACGAATTTGCCGGTAAGCATAAAGAGCACCTGGGTACAGGTGACGTTAAATATCACCAAGGCTTCTCGTCTGAATTTGAGACTGCTGGTGGTCTGGTACACTTGGCGCTGGCGTTCAACCCTTCGCATTTGGAGATCGTCAGCCCGGTTGTGACGGGATCGGTTCGTGCGCGTCTTGACCGCCTGAATAGCCAGAGCGGTCCACGTGTTTTGCCGATCACCATTCACGGCGATGCAGCAGTCAGTGGTCAGGGCGTGGTGCAGGAACTGTTGAATATGTCGACAGTGCGTGGTTATGAAGTTGGCGGTACGCTGCGTATTGTCATTAACAACCGTATTGGCTTCACGACGTCTAACCCACTGGATATCCGCTCCACCGAATACTGTACCGATATCGGCAAAATGGTGCAGGCACCGATTTTCCACGTTAATGCAGACGATCCGGAAGCCGTGGCGTTTGTTACTCGTCTGGCGCTGGATTTCCGTAACGCCTTCAAGCGCGATGTATTCATCGATTTGATTTGTTATCGTCGTCATGGCCATAACGAAGCTGATGAGCCAAGTGCAACGCAGCCGATGATGTACCAGAAGATCAAAAAACACCCGACGCCGCGTAAGGTGTATGCCGATCGCCTGGAACAGAATAAAACTATCACGCTGGAAGACGCCACCGAAATGGTCAACCTGTACCGCGATGCGCTGGATGCGGGTGAATGCGTGGTGGAAGAATGGCGTGAGATGGATATGCAGTCCTTTACCTGGACGCCGTATCTGAACCATGAGTGGGATGAACCTTATCCGCACGCAACGGAAATGAAACGTTTGCAGGAACTGGCGAAGCGTATCAGTGAAGTGCCGGAAGGGATTGACGTTCATCCTCGCGTTGCCAAAGTTTATGCTGACCGTGCCGAAATGGCCGCTGGCAACAAACCTTTCGACTGGGGTGGGGCAGAAACGCTGGCTTACGCTACGCTGGTTGATGAAGGGATCCCGATTCGTTTGTCTGGAGAGGACAGCGGTCGCGGTACGTTCTTCCATCGCCATGCAGTCGTGCATAACCAGATAAACGGTTCCAGTTATACACCGTTAAATCATGTGCATAACGGACAGGGCGAGTTTAACGTCTGGGACTCCGTGCTGTCAGAAGAAGCGATACTGGCGTTTGAATACGGCTATGCAACCGCAGAACCGCGCACGCTGACCATCTGGGAAGCGCAGTTTGGTGACTTTGCCAACGGTGCTCAGGTGGTGATCGACCAGTTCATCAGTTCCGGCGAGCAGAAGTGGGGCCGGATGTGTGGTCTGGTCATGCTGCTGCCGCATGGCTACGAAGGGCAAGGCCCGGAGCACTCGTCTGCCAGACTGGAGCGCTATCTGCAACTGTGTGCAGAGCAAAATATGCAGGTTTGTATTCCGTCAACACCGGCGCAGGTTTATCACATGCTTCGCCGTCAGGCGCTGCGCGGTATGCGCCGTCCGCTGGTGGTCATGTCGCCAAAATCTCTGCTGCGCCATCCGTTGGCGATCTCTTCACTGGATGAACTGGCAAATGGTTCCTTCCAGCCAGCGATTGGTGAAGTAGAAGAATTAGATCCAGCAGCCGTGAAGCGAGTCGTGCTTTGTTCCGGTAAGGTCTACTATGATTTGCTGGAGCAGCGCCGCAAGAACGAGCAAAAAGATGTCGCGATCGTCCGTATCGAACAGCTTTACCCGTTCCCGCATCAGGCTGTTCAAGCGGCACTGGAGCCTTTTTCCCAAGTCCATGATTTCGTATGGTGTCAGGAAGAGCCGCTGAATCAGGGAGCCTGGTATTGCAGTCAGCACCATCTCCGTGAAGTGATTCCGTTTGGATCTTCTTTACGTTATGCAGGACGCCCGGCGTCTGCATCACCTGCCGTTGGCTATATGTCCGTACACCAGAAACAACAGAAAGATCTGGTCGATGACGCGCTGAACGTTGATTAAATAAAAGGATAGATAATGAGTAGCGTAGATATTCTTGTACCCGACCTGCCTGAATCTGTAGCTGACGCCACTGTTGCAACCTGGCATAAAAAACCAGGCGATAGCGTCCAGCGTGATGAAGTATTGGTTGAGATTGAAACTGACAAAGTGGTGCTGGAAGTGCCAGCCTCTGAAGCAGGCGTTCTGGATGCCGTGCTGGAAGAAGAAGGCGCGACGGTAACGTCTCGCCAACTGCTAGGCCGTATTCGCCGTGGTGATAGTTCCGGTAAAGAAACTGGCGAGAAATCGCAGAGTAAAGAATCGACGCCGGCACAGCGTCATACCGCTGGTCTGGAAGAAGAGAACAGCGATGCGCTTAGCCCGGCTATCCGCCGCCTGATTGCAGAGCACGATCTCGATGCGTCAACGATTAAAGGCAGCGGCGTGGGTGGTCGAATTACCCGTGAAGACGTGGATAAGCATTTGGCTGCTCAGAAGAAAGACTCTGGTAAAGCGGCTAAATCTGAAGCTCCGGCAGCTTCTCCTGCGCCTGTTCTGGGGGCGCGTAGCGAAAAACGCGTACCGATGACGCGCCTGCGTAAGCGTGTTGCTGAGCGTCTGCTGGAAGCGAAAAACAGCACCGCAATGTTGACGACGTTTAACGAAATCAACATGCAGCCGATCATGGATCTGCGCAAGCAATACGGTGAAGCGTTTGAGAAGCGTCACGGTGTGCGTCTGGGCTTCATGTCCTTCTACATCAAAGCCGTCGTTGAAGCGCTGAAACGTTACCCTGAAGTAAATGCCTCCATTGATGGCGAAGATGTGGTTTACCACAACTATTTCGATGTCAGCATTGCGGTTTCTACCCCGCGTGGTCTGGTCACGCCAGTACTGCGTGATGTCGATGCGCTGGGCATGGCCGACATTGAGAAGCGTATCAAAGAGCTGGCCGTGAAAGGCCGTGACGGCAAACTGACGGTTGAAGAACTGCTGGGTGGTAACTTCACGATTACCAATGGCGGTGTCTTTGGTTCTCTGATGTCTACCCCAATCATCAACCCACCGCAGAGTGCGATCCTGGGCATGCATGCCATTAAAGATCGCCCAATGGCAGTTGATGGTCAGGTGGTTATTTTGCCGATGATGTATCTGGCGCTGTCTTACGATCACCGCTTGGTCGATGGCCGTGAGTCCGTTGGCTTCCTCGTGACGGTGAAAGAAATGCTGGAAGATCCCGCGCGTCTGCTGCTAGACGTTTAATTATCGCTGGGTCAGTCATTCTTGAGGGCGGATAACCCTGACGGTTTTCCGCCCGAAAAGATAAACCAAATTATGTGCTATGCAGGCCGTTTTTTCTCAACGGCGTTATCCAAATATATCAGAGAGTTTATGGCGCTTTTTTCTACCGAAAAAGTCGGTGATGAAAGTCGTCTGCCGACTTATCTCCAAACCTAAATGGATAGAACATCATGAATTTACACGAGTATCAGGCAAAACAACTCTTTGCTCGATATGGTTTACCGGCACCCACCGGCTATGCCTGTACGACACCGCGTGAAGCAGAAGAAGCCGCATCTAAGATTGGCTCGGGTCCGTGGGTTGTAAAATGTCAGGTTCACGCAGGCGGTCGCGGTAAAGCGGGCGGCGTTAAAGTAGTCAGTAACAAAGAAGACATTCGCGCTTTTGCTGAAAACTGGCTGGGTAAAAAGCTCGTTACTTATCAAACTGACGCACAGGGTCAACCGGTTCATCAGATTCTGGTTGAAGCCGCAACGGATATCGACAAAGAGCTTTATCTGGGCGCGGTTGTTGACCGTGGCACGCGTCGTGTCGTGTTCATGGCGTCCACCGAAGGTGGCGTAGAAATTGAAAAAGTGGCGGAAGAGACGCCGGAACTGATCCACAAAGCTGCTATCGATCCACTGGTAGGTCCACAGCCTTATCAGGGCCGCGAGTTGGCCTTCAAACTGGGTTTGAGCGGTAAGCAAGTTGCGCAATTCACCAAAATCTTCATGGGTCTGGCGACGCTGTTCCTTGAGCGCGATCTGGCGCTGGTCGAAATCAACCCACTGGTTATCACCAAGCAGGGCGATCTGATCTGTCTGGATGGCAAGCTGGGCGCAGACGGTAATGCACTGTTCCGTCAGCCTGAGCTGCGTGAAATGCGTGACCCAAGCCAGGAAGACTCTCGTGAAGCGCATGCAGCCCAGTGGGAACTGAACTATGTTGCGCTGGACGGCAACATCGGCTGTATGGTGAACGGTGCCGGTCTGGCGATGGGCACCATGGACATCGTGAAGCTACACGGCGGTTCTCCTGCTAACTTCCTTGATGTAGGCGGTGGCGCAACGAAAGAACGTGTTACTGAAGCGTTCAAAATTATCCTGTCTGACGACAAGGTAAAAGCCGTCTTTGTTAACATCTTTG includes the following:
- a CDS encoding succinate dehydrogenase iron-sulfur subunit, which encodes MKLEFSIYRYNPDVDDAPRMQDYQLEAEEGRDMMLLDALMLLKEQDPTLSFRRSCREGVCGSDGVNMNGKNGLACITPVSALQRGKSKIVIRPLPGLPVVRDLVVDMGQFYAQYEKIKPYLLNNGKNPPAREHLQSPEQRAKLDGLYECIMCACCSTSCPSFWWNPDKFVGPAGLLAAYRFLIDSRDTETTPRLDDLDDAFSVFRCHGIMNCVSVCPKGLNPTKAIGHIKSMLLHRSA
- the sdhA gene encoding succinate dehydrogenase flavoprotein subunit gives rise to the protein MNLPVREFDAVVVGAGGAGMRAALQISQMGQSCALLSKVFPTRSHTVSAQGGITVALGNTHEDNWEWHMYDTVKGSDYIGDQDAIEYMCKTGPEAILELEHMGLPFSRLDDGSIYQRPFGGQSKNFGGEQAARTAAAADRTGHALLHTLYQQNLKNHTTIFSEWYALDLVKNQDGAVVGCTAICIETGEVVYFKAKATVLATGGAGRIYQSTTNAHINTGDGVGMALRAGVPLQDMEMWQFHPTGIAGAGVLVTEGCRGEGGYLLNKHGERFMERYAPNAKDLAGRDVVARSIMIEIREGRGCEGPWGPHAKLKLDHLGKDVLESRLPGILELSRTFAHVDPVKEPIPVIPTCHYMMGGIPTKVSGQALTVNEKGEDVVIPGLFAVGEIACVSVHGANRLGGNSLLDLVVFGRSAGLHLKESLEEQGESRDASESDIEASLDRMNRWNNTRSGEDPVEIRKALQSCMQNNFSVFREGDAMAKGLEELKVIRERLKDARLDDTSSEFNTQRIECLELDNLMETAYATAVSANFRTESRGAHSRFDYPERDDENWLCHSLYLPQTDSMTRREVNMQPKLRPAFPPKIRTY
- the sucC gene encoding ADP-forming succinate--CoA ligase subunit beta: MNLHEYQAKQLFARYGLPAPTGYACTTPREAEEAASKIGSGPWVVKCQVHAGGRGKAGGVKVVSNKEDIRAFAENWLGKKLVTYQTDAQGQPVHQILVEAATDIDKELYLGAVVDRGTRRVVFMASTEGGVEIEKVAEETPELIHKAAIDPLVGPQPYQGRELAFKLGLSGKQVAQFTKIFMGLATLFLERDLALVEINPLVITKQGDLICLDGKLGADGNALFRQPELREMRDPSQEDSREAHAAQWELNYVALDGNIGCMVNGAGLAMGTMDIVKLHGGSPANFLDVGGGATKERVTEAFKIILSDDKVKAVFVNIFGGIVRCDLIADGIIGAVAEVGVSVPVVVRLEGNNAELGAKKLADSGLNIIAATSLTGAAQQVVAAVGDK
- the sucA gene encoding 2-oxoglutarate dehydrogenase E1 component, with protein sequence MQNGAMKAWLDSSYLAGANQSYIEQLYEDFLTDPDSIEHSWRSIFQQLPTSGVKPDQLHSKTRDYFRRLAKDSSRFTSSVTDPDIDVKQVKVLQLINAFRFRGHQQANLDPIFLRPQEPVAELDLDYHNLTQDDLQESFNVGSFAIGKDTMKLEDLYDALKRTYCGSIGAEYMHITSTEEKRWIQQRIESVTGQPSFTVEEKRRFLKELTAAEGLERYLGAKYPGAKRFSLEGGDALVPMLKELIRHAGANDTREVVLGMAHRGRLNVLINVLGKKSQDLFDEFAGKHKEHLGTGDVKYHQGFSSEFETAGGLVHLALAFNPSHLEIVSPVVTGSVRARLDRLNSQSGPRVLPITIHGDAAVSGQGVVQELLNMSTVRGYEVGGTLRIVINNRIGFTTSNPLDIRSTEYCTDIGKMVQAPIFHVNADDPEAVAFVTRLALDFRNAFKRDVFIDLICYRRHGHNEADEPSATQPMMYQKIKKHPTPRKVYADRLEQNKTITLEDATEMVNLYRDALDAGECVVEEWREMDMQSFTWTPYLNHEWDEPYPHATEMKRLQELAKRISEVPEGIDVHPRVAKVYADRAEMAAGNKPFDWGGAETLAYATLVDEGIPIRLSGEDSGRGTFFHRHAVVHNQINGSSYTPLNHVHNGQGEFNVWDSVLSEEAILAFEYGYATAEPRTLTIWEAQFGDFANGAQVVIDQFISSGEQKWGRMCGLVMLLPHGYEGQGPEHSSARLERYLQLCAEQNMQVCIPSTPAQVYHMLRRQALRGMRRPLVVMSPKSLLRHPLAISSLDELANGSFQPAIGEVEELDPAAVKRVVLCSGKVYYDLLEQRRKNEQKDVAIVRIEQLYPFPHQAVQAALEPFSQVHDFVWCQEEPLNQGAWYCSQHHLREVIPFGSSLRYAGRPASASPAVGYMSVHQKQQKDLVDDALNVD
- the odhB gene encoding 2-oxoglutarate dehydrogenase complex dihydrolipoyllysine-residue succinyltransferase, producing MSSVDILVPDLPESVADATVATWHKKPGDSVQRDEVLVEIETDKVVLEVPASEAGVLDAVLEEEGATVTSRQLLGRIRRGDSSGKETGEKSQSKESTPAQRHTAGLEEENSDALSPAIRRLIAEHDLDASTIKGSGVGGRITREDVDKHLAAQKKDSGKAAKSEAPAASPAPVLGARSEKRVPMTRLRKRVAERLLEAKNSTAMLTTFNEINMQPIMDLRKQYGEAFEKRHGVRLGFMSFYIKAVVEALKRYPEVNASIDGEDVVYHNYFDVSIAVSTPRGLVTPVLRDVDALGMADIEKRIKELAVKGRDGKLTVEELLGGNFTITNGGVFGSLMSTPIINPPQSAILGMHAIKDRPMAVDGQVVILPMMYLALSYDHRLVDGRESVGFLVTVKEMLEDPARLLLDV